The following coding sequences are from one Tubulanus polymorphus chromosome 12, tnTubPoly1.2, whole genome shotgun sequence window:
- the LOC141914219 gene encoding uncharacterized protein LOC141914219, which translates to MLRIGVIGCGYWGKNHVRVLIERGSLAGVCDADPAAVASVRRTHPGVAVYSLDEMLAHESVDAVVISTPEPSHYDLAEQALRAGKHVLVEKPMTQSYAQARRLVRLADACRLLITTGHQMQHHNAVRAMLRSISCGAIGDVTTVRTRRHRGRSYATCHVHWDLGPHDIAVILAVAGGRMPWRLRAIGQATKGLSQEVDIRMEFGDGTGLKTTSTMIWDYPVKEHKIVVNGTAGAFVFDDGQPWSKKLKFYPTDSDVGAARFSMTGTPDASDGGFFVPCCEEEPLKSEHSAFAKAIASYGDGSTESCAPDDLGADVVCLLELAHESLESDGSWRLVDEYLDFNQLDEGNDDGVNGIERRNNGRHRVRVPDLRIKSKYDYFVHDTSVLEPGCKIGSGTKIWLYSHVMPDAVIGPDCQLGLNVFVDAGVTIGRGCKLQNNISVCRYVTLADGVFCGPSCTFTNDRHPRAELKNWKPASAVVECGATIGANATVVCGVRIGRYAMIGAGAVVTKDVKAFALVYGNPAVQRGWVNDKRDKLTADLVCPRTGKRFVVDGSGRLVPAASVAGVEVTPGFPRAKDDGDVDERLRLLPETTDGETNRKSWLYLAASDGDQLDDSFQPSSAATDKENAIHPEPNKTVRVIDICDGFRFSEDSSNKETNCESLLNQEDTNRISHNPRLETPTASADGDISPAPITFAGLERQLKAIEKSLKSRVISVIDSCQFVFGPDVALLEGELSRFCGCKHAVTCASGTDALRLALTAKGATRPHQAVFVPANTFCATVEAVVTTGATPVFVDVHRDTFNMDEKSLLKAIELATRNGLRPTGVVAVDLYGQPADYDAIDAVARVNDLWVVADAAQSFGAERNGVKVGNLCEITTTSFYPAKALGCYGDGGAVFTNSDELAAAVRSLRAHGRSPRHKYHIERVGMNSRLDTVQAAVLLEKLKIFPDEIESRRRVAERYCGLLSPHGVATPTLPAGVSSSWTAYTVVLPADCDRGRVVDDLHRRHRIQTNVYYEPGPLHELPAFADYLRPELTVSDAIQPRILSLPVHGYLRRDEVERVAGALVESLRK; encoded by the exons ATGTTGAGAATAGGAGTGATAGGTTGCGGCTACTGGGGTAAGAACCACGTGCGGGTTTTAATCGAGCGCGGCTCGCTGGCCGGCGTATGCGACGCGGATCCCGCGGCCGTCGCGTCAGTTCGCCGGACACACCCGGGCGTCGCCGTCTACAGCCTGGACGAGATGCTCGCCCACGAATCCGTCGACGCTGTGGTCATCTCCACGCCCGAACCCAGCCATTACGACCTGGCCGAACAGGCGTTACGAGCCGGCAAACACGTACTGGTCGAAAAACCGATGACCCAGTCGTACGCGCAAGCGAGGAGATTGGTGCGTCTAGCCGACGCATGCCGTCTGCTGATAACGACCGGGCATCAGATGCAACACCACAACGCCGTACGGGCGATGTTGCGGTCGATCTCGTGCGGCGCGATCGGTGACGTGACGACCGTACGAACTCGACGGCATCGCGGCCGCTCGTACGCGACCTGTCACGTTCACTGGGATCTAGGACCGCACGACATCGCGGTCATACTGGCCGTAGCCGGTGGTCGCATGCCCTGGCGACTCAGAGCGATCGGCCAGGCGACGAAGGGCCTCTCACAAGAGGTCGATATTCGTATGGAGTTCGGCGACGGCACCGGCCTGAAAACCACGTCGACGATGATTTGGGATTATCCGGTCAAGGAACACAAAATCGTCGTCAACGGTACGGCAGGCGCGTTTGTCTTTGACGACGGTCAGCCTTGGAGCAAGAAACTAAAATTCTACCCGACCGACTCGGACGTGGGTGCCGCCAGATTTTCCATGACCGGGACTCCAGACGCTAGCGACGGCGGCTTCTTCGTCCCGTGCTGCGAAGAGGAGCCGTTAAAATCGGAGCACTCCGCTTTCGCGAAGGCGATCGCGTCTTATGGCGACGGTAGCACGGAGTCGTGTGCGCCGGACGACCTCGGCGCCGATGTCGTTTGCCTCTTGGAACTGGCGCACGAGTCTCTCGAATCGGACGGTTCCTGGCGCTTGGTCGAcgaatatttagatttcaaccAATTGGATGAAGGTAATGACGATGGCGTAAATGGAATCGAAAGACGAAATAATGGCAGAcaccgggttcgagtcccggaTTTACGAATCAAAAGCAAATACGATTACTTCGTTCACGACACGTCCGTGTTGGAACCGGGCTGTAAAATCGGGTCGGGTACAAAAATCTGGCTTTATTCGCACGTAATGCCCGACGCCGTTATAGGTCCCGACTGCCAACTAGGTCTGAACGTGTTCGTCGATGCGGGCGTCACAATCGGGCGCGGTTGCAAATTGCAGAATAACATCAGCGTCTGCCGCTACGTGACGCTAGCGGACGGCGTATTCTGCGGCCCGTCGTGTACGTTCACCAACGACCGCCACCCGCGTGCCGAACTGAAAAACTGGAAACCCGCATCGGCAGTCGTCGAGTGCGGTGCGACGATCGGTGCCAACGCGACGGTCGTCTGCGGCGTGCGCATCGGCCGGTACGCGATGATCGGAGCCGGCGCCGTCGTCACCAAGGACGTGAAAGCGTTCGCGCTCGTGTACGGTAACCCGGCCGTACAGCGCGGCTGGGTCAACGACAAACGCGATAAACTAACCGCTGACCTCGTCTGTCCTCGCACCGGTAAACGATTCGTCGTGGACGGTAGCGGACGGCTCGTACCGGCAGCAAGCGTCGCCGGAGTCGAAGTAACTCCGGGATTTCCACGAGCAAAGGATGACGGTGACGTCGACGAGAGGCTTCGACTTTTGCCGGAGACAACCGACGGGGAAACCAACCGCAAATCGTGGCTCTATCTGGCGGCGTCGGATGGGGACCAACTCGATGATAGTTTTCAGCCGTCTTCGGCAGCAACCGACAAGGAAAACGCCATTCACCCCGAACCCAACAAGACTGTTAGGGTCATAGATATATGCGATGGGTTTCGATTCTCCGAGGATTCAAGTAACAAGGAAACCAACTGCGAATCACTGCTCAACCAAGAAGATACGAATCGAATCAGCCATAACCCTCGGCTCGAAACTCCGACTGCTTCTGCCGATGGCGATATTTCACCGGCTCCAATCACGTTCGCCGGTTTGGAACGGCAACTGAAAGCGATCGAAAAATCCCTTAAATCACGCGTCATATCCGTAATCGATAGCTGTCAGTTCGTATTCGGTCCGGACGTCGCTCTGCTGGAAGGCGAGTTGTCTCGATTCTGCGGTTGTAAACACGCGGTGACCTGCGCCAGCGGCACCGACGCGCTGCGCCTGGCTCTGACGGCGAAGGGCGCCACGCGACCGCACCAGGCGGTGTTCGTGCCGGCGAACACGTTCTGCGCCACGGTCGAAGCGGTCGTAACGACCGGCGCGACGCCCGTGTTCGTCGACGTTCATCGAGACACGTTCAACATGGACGAGAAGAGTCTCTTAAAAG CAATCGAGTTGGCCACACGCAACGGGCTGCGACCTACCGGCGTCGTGGCGGTCGACCTGTACGGCCAGCCGGCCGACTACGACGCGATCGACGCCGTCGCTCGAGTCAACGACCTGTGGGTCGTGGCCGACGCCGCGCAAAGTTTCGGCGCCGAGCGCAACGGCGTGAAAGTGGGAAACCTGTGCGAAATAACGACGACCAGTTTCTACCCGGCGAAAGCTCTAG GATGTTACGGAGATGGCGGAGCCGTATTCACCAACAGCGACGAGTTAGCGGCCGCGGTCAGGAGTCTGCGCGCTCACGGCCGCAGTCCGCGCCACAAATACCACATCGAACGAGTCGGCATGAACAGTCGTTTAGATACCGTACAAGCGGCCGTACTGctagaaaaactgaaaatattccCCGACGAAATCGAATCGCGGCGTCGCGTCGCCGAGCGATATTGCGGGCTGCTATCGCCGCACGGCGTTGCGACCCCGACGCTACCTGCCGGCGTGTCGTCCTCGTGGACGGCGTACACGGTCGTCTTACCGGCCGACTGCGACCGCGGCCGCGTCGTTGACGATCTTCATCGGCGGCACCGGATACAAACGAACGTCTACTACGAGCCGGGACCGCTGCACGAACTGCCCGCCTTCGCCGACTACTTGCGACCGGAGTTGACGGTCAGCGACGCAATTCAACCGCGTATACTCAGCCTGCCCGTTCATGGTTACCTGCGCCGCGACGAGGTCGAACGCGTCGCCGGAGCCCTCGTTGAATCCCTACGAAagtaa
- the LOC141913916 gene encoding uncharacterized protein LOC141913916, translating to MQRSEMLRIGVIGCGYCGKNHVRVLIERGSLAGVCDGDVATVASFRRTHPGVAVYSLDEMLADDSVDAVVIATPDRSHYDLAEQALRAGKHVLVEKPMTLSYAQARRLVRRADSRRLLVTTGHQMLHHNAVQAMLRSISSGAIGDVTTVRTYWYRSDTTDRVDWRMEPHDIDVILAVAGGRMPLRLRAVGQTTRGLSQEVDIRMEFGDGTGLKTTSTMIWDYPVKGHKIVVNGKAGAFVFDDGQPWSKKLKFYPTDSDVDAVRFSLTGTPDASDGGFFVPCCVEEPLKSEHSAFAKAIVSYGDGSTESCAPDDLGIDVLCLLELAHESLESDGSWRLIDEYLNRAQFDEGNFDNVTCYERRDVFRHRVRVQDLRMESKHDYFVHETSVLEPGCKIGSGTKIWLYSQVRSGAVIGPDCQLGQNVYIDAGVTIGRGCKLQNNVSVCRYVTLADGVFCGPSCTFTNNRHPRAEKRDWKPESTVVERGATIGANATVVCGVRIGRYAMIGAGAVVTKDVKAYALVYGNPAVQRGWVNEKCDKLSTDLVCPRTGRRFVVDDSGGLVPAAIVVEVEENPGFPRAKGDGDVDDRRRVLPETTDGETNRKSWLHLVAVDGDQLYDSSQPSLTTPNIRLNHSTYVP from the exons AT GCAAAGAAGCGAAATGTTGAGAATAGGAGTGATAGGTTGCGGCTACTGTGGTAAGAACCACGTGCGGGTTTTGATCGAGCGCGGCTCGCTGGCCGGCGTATGCGACGGGGACGTTGCGACCGTCGCGTCATTTCGCCGAACACACCCGGGCGTCGCCGTTTACAGCCTGGACGAGATGCTCGCCGATGATTCCGTCGACGCTGTGGTCATCGCCACGCCTGACCGCAGCCATTACGACCTGGCCGAACAGGCGTTACGAGCCGGCAAACACGTACTGGTCGAAAAACCGATGACTCTGTCGTACGCGCAAGCGAGGAGACTGGTGCGTCGAGCCGACTCACGCCGTCTGCTGGTAACGACTGGGCATCAGATGCTACACCACAACGCCGTACAGGCGATGTTGCGGTCGATCTCGAGCGGCGCGATCGGTGACGTGACGACCGTGCGAACCTACTGGTACCGCTCGGACACGACCGATCGTGTTGACTGGCGTATGGAACCGCACGATATCGACGTCATACTGGCCGTAGCCGGCGGTCGCATGCCCCTGCGACTCAGAGCGGTCGGTCAAACGACAAGGGGCCTCTCGCAAGAGGTCGATATTCGTATGGAGTTCGGCGACGGCACCGGCCTGAAAACCACGTCGACGATGATTTGGGATTATCCAGTCAAGGGACACAAAATCGTGGTCAACGGTAAGGCAGGCGCGTTTGTGTTTGACGACGGGCAGCCTTGGAGCAAAAAACTAAAATTCTACCCGACCGACTCCGACGTAGACGCTGTGAGATTTTCGTTGACCGGTACTCCAGACGCTAGCGATGGTGGTTTTTTCGTCCCCTGCTGCGTAGAGGAGCCTTTGAAATCGGAGCACTCCGCTTTCGCGAAGGCGATCGTGTCTTATGGCGACGGAAGCACGGAGTCGTGTGCGCCGGACGATCTCGGCATCGATGTATTGTGCCTCTTGGAACTGGCGCACGAGTCTCTCGAATCGGACGGTTCTTGGCGCCTAATCGACGAATATTTGAATCGGGCCCAATTCGACGAAGGTAACTTCGATAACGTCACTTGTTATGAAAGACGAGATGTTTTCCGTCATCGGGTTCGAGTCCAGGATTTACGAATGGAAAGCAAACACGATTACTTCGTGCACGAGACGTCCGTATTGGAACCAGGCTGTAAAATCGGATCGGGCACAAAAATCTGGCTGTATTCGCAAGTAAGGTCCGGCGCTGTTATTGGTCCCGACTGTCAACTAGGTCAGAACGTGTACATCGATGCGGGCGTCACAATCGGGCGCGGTTGCAAACTGCAGAATAACGTCAGCGTCTGCCGCTACGTGACGCTAGCGGACGGAGTATTCTGCGGCCCGTCGTGCACATTCACCAATAATCGCCATCCCCGTGCCGAAAAAAGAGACTGGAAACCCGAATCGACAGTCGTAGAGCGCGGCGCGACGATCGGCGCCAACGCAACGGTCGTGTGCGGCGTGCGCATCGGCCGGTACGCGATGATCGGAGCCGGCGCCGTCGTCACCAAGGACGTGAAAGCGTACGCGCTCGTGTACGGTAACCCAGCCGTACAGCGTGGCTGGGTCAACGAAAAATGCGATAAACTATCCACCGACCTCGTCTGTCCTCGCACCGGTCGAAGATTCGTCGTGGACGATAGCGGGGGGCTCGTGCCGGCAGCAATCGTCGTCGAAGTCGAAGAAAACCCGGGATTTCCACGAGCAAAGGGTGACGGTGACGTCGACGATAGGCGTCGAGTTCTGCCGGAGACAACCGACGGGGAAACCAACCGTAAATCGTGGCTTCATCTGGTGGCGGTGGATGGGGACCAACTATATGATAGTTCTCAGCCGTCCCTAACTACTCCAAATATTCGATTAAACCATTCAACCTATGTTCCTTAA
- the LOC141914218 gene encoding sialate:O-sulfotransferase 2-like, which translates to MGCLWVTTETKRYKDVEMSYLLTLGAVLLMMASYVTSRSEPVRTRVPELLCTTTTPANDDNGNMTSGCRTYVGCFEDRKIRDLTTYAANSDKSMTIGKCIGICKKKEFMFAGLQYSAECFCGNRVGKYGPVPKSQCRMKCAGNPKEICGSPWRNSVYATSDY; encoded by the exons ATGGGTTGTTTATGGGTTACGACCGAAACGAAGCGATACAAAGACGTAGAG ATGAGTTATTTACTAACACTGGGAGCCGTGCTGCTGATGATGGCGTCATACGTGACGTCACGTTCAGAACCGGTTCGAACGCGAGTTCCTGAATTGTTATGCACCACGACAACGCCGGCTAACGACG ACAACGGAAATATGACATCGGGATGTCGGACTTACGTCGGATGTTTTGAAGACCGCAAAATCAGAGATTTGACGACCTATGCTGCAAACTCAGACAAATCTATGACAATCGGGAAGTGTATCGGTATTTGTAAGAAAAAAG AATTTATGTTCGCCGGACTTCAGTATAGTGCGGAATGTTTCTGCGGCAATCGTGTCGGCAAGTACGGTCCAGTGCCGAAATCTCAATGCCGGATGAAGTGCGCTGGAAACCCGAAAGAAATATGTGGAAGCCCCTGGAGGAATTCCGTATACGCAACTTCCGATTATTAG
- the LOC141913930 gene encoding uncharacterized protein LOC141913930 produces MYYFLTLGAMLLLMTPCAADNSDLVDFNDKTIGTWLTVLDYPYCKWMFSSGAVPNSNVGPNGPLDGEGSYAYVLMDNSTTCIAAALYRKELNFTSNMTLSFNYYVVFDENVYLGVEAFSATTHLAAWNWQQTSISSQWDSLHINIAADNDIAITIVALRTNLNATALIAIDNIKLEPQM; encoded by the exons atgtacTATTTCCTAACACTGGGAGCCATGTTGCTGTTGATGACGCCATGCGCAGCTGATAACAGCG ATTTGGTGGATTTCAACGACAAAACGATTGGGACGTGGTTAACCGTTCTTGACTATCCGTACTGTAAATGGATGTTCAGCTCGGGCGCTGTACCGAACTCGAATGTAGGACCAAATGGTCCTCTCGATGGAGAAG GTTCATACGCGTACGTGTTGATGGATAATAGCACGACGTGCATAGCCGCCGCGTTATATCGAAAAGAGCTGAACTTTACCAGTAACATGACGCTCAGTTTTAACTACTATGTCGTCTTCGACGAGAATGTATATCTCGGCGTTGAAGCCTTCTCTGCCACCACCCATCTCGCCGCATGGAATTGGCAGCAAACCAGCATTAGTTCTCAGTGGGATTCTCTACACATAAACATAGCTGCGGACAACGATATAGCG atcacGATAGTCGCCTTGCGAACGAACTTAAATGCGACAGCGCTTATCGCAATCGATAACATCAAACTAG agCCTCAGATGTAG
- the LOC141913915 gene encoding UDP-2-acetamido-2-deoxy-3-oxo-D-glucuronate aminotransferase-like: MPDAVIGPDCQLGQNVFVDAGVTIGRGCKLQNNVSICRYVTLADGVFCGPSCTFTNDRRPRAELKNWKPESTVVELGATIGANATVVCGVRIGRYAMIGAGAVVTKDVKAFALVYGNPAVQRGWVNDKRDKLTADLVCPRTGKRFVVDGSGRLVPAASVAGVEVTPGFPRAKDDGDVDERLRLLPETTDGETNRKSWLYLAASDGDQLDDSFQPSSAATDKENAINPDPNKTVSVIDICDGFRFSEDSSNKETNCESLLNQEDTNRISHNPRLETPTASADGDISPAPITFAGLDRQLKAIEKSLKSRVMSVIDNCQFIFGPDVALLEGELSRFCGCKHAVTCASGTDALRLALTAKGATRPHQAVFVPANTFCATVEAVVTTGATPVFVDVHRDTFNMDETSLLKAIELATRNGLRPTGVVAVDLYGQPADYDAIDAFARVNDLWVVADAAQSFGAERNGVKVGNLCEITTTSFYPAKALGCYGDGGAVFTNSDELAAAVRSLRAHGRSPRHKYHIERVGMNSRLDTVQAAVLLEKLKIFPGEIESRRRVAERYCELLSPHGVATPTLPAGVSSSWTAYTVVLPADCDRGRVVDDLHRRHRIQTNVYYKPGPLHELPAFADYLRPELTVSDAIQPRILSLPVHGYLRRDEVKRVAGALVESLRK; encoded by the exons ATGCCCGACGCCGTTATAGGTCCGGACTGCCAACTAGGTCAGAACGTGTTCGTCGATGCGGGCGTCACAATCGGACGCGGTTGCAAATTGCAGAATAACGTCAGCATCTGCCGCTACGTGACGCTAGCGGACGGCGTATTCTGCGGCCCGTCGTGTACGTTCACCAACGACCGCCGCCCGCGTGCCGAACTGAAAAACTGGAAACCCGAATCGACAGTCGTCGAGCTCGGTGCGACGATCGGTGCCAACGCGACGGTCGTCTGCGGCGTGCGCATCGGCCGGTACGCGATGATCGGAGCCGGCGCCGTCGTCACCAAGGACGTGAAAGCGTTCGCGCTCGTGTACGGTAACCCGGCCGTACAGCGCGGCTGGGTCAACGACAAACGCGATAAACTAACCGCCGACCTCGTCTGTCCTCGCACCGGTAAACGATTCGTCGTGGACGGTAGCGGACGGCTCGTACCGGCAGCAAGCGTCGCCGGAGTCGAAGTAACTCCGGGATTTCCACGAGCAAAGGATGACGGTGACGTCGACGAGAGGCTTCGACTTTTGCCGGAGACAACCGACGGGGAAACCAACCGCAAATCGTGGCTCTATCTGGCGGCGTCGGATGGGGACCAACTCGATGATAGTTTTCAGCCGTCTTCGGCTGCAACCGACAAGGAAAACGCCATTAACCCCGATCCCAACAAGACTGTGAGTGTCATAGATATATGCGATGGGTTTCGATTCTCCGAGGATTCAAGTAACAAGGAAACCAACTGCGAATCACTGCTCAACCAAGAAGATACGAATCGAATCAGCCATAACCCTCGGCTCGAAACTCCGACTGCTTCTGCCGATGGCGATATTTCACCGGCTCCAATCACGTTCGCCGGTTTGGACCGGCAACTGAAAGCAATCGAAAAATCCCTTAAGTCCCGCGTCATGTCAGTAATCGATAACTGTCAGTTCATATTCGGTCCGGACGTCGCTCTGCTGGAAGGCGAGTTGTCTCGATTCTGCGGTTGTAAACACGCGGTGACCTGCGCCAGCGGCACCGACGCGCTGCGCCTGGCTCTGACGGCGAAGGGCGCCACGCGACCTCACCAGGCGGTGTTCGTGCCGGCGAACACGTTCTGCGCCACTGTCGAAGCGGTCGTAACGACCGGCGCGACGCCCGTGTTCGTCGACGTGCATCGAGACACGTTCAACATGGACGAGACGAGTCTCCTAAAAG caATCGAGTTGGCCACACGCAACGGGCTGCGACCTACCGGCGTCGTGGCGGTCGACCTGTACGGCCAGCCGGCCGACTACGACGCGATCGACGCCTTCGCTCGAGTCAACGACCTGTGGGTCGTGGCCGACGCCGCGCAAAGTTTCGGCGCCGAGCGCAACGGCGTGAAAGTGGGAAACCTGTGCGAAATAACGACGACCAGTTTCTACCCGGCGAAAGCTCTAG GATGTTACGGAGATGGCGGAGCCGTATTCACCAACAGCGACGAGTTAGCGGCCGCGGTCAGGAGTCTCCGCGCTCACGGCCGCAGTCCTCGCCACAAATACCACATCGAACGAGTCGGCATGAACAGTCGTTTAGATACCGTACAAGCGGCCGTACTGctagaaaaactgaaaatattccCCGGCGAAATCGAATCGCGGCGTCGCGTCGCCGAGCGATATTGCGAGCTGCTATCGCCGCACGGCGTTGCGACCCCGACGCTACCTGCCGGCGTGTCGTCCTCGTGGACGGCGTACACGGTCGTCTTACCGGCCGACTGCGACCGCGGCCGCGTCGTCGACGATCTTCATCGGCGGCACCGGATACAAACGAACGTCTACTACAAGCCGGGACCGCTGCACGAACTGCCCGCCTTCGCCGACTACTTGCGACCGGAGTTGACGGTCAGCGACGCGATTCAACCGCGTATACTCAGCCTGCCCGTTCATGGTTACCTGCGCCGCGACGAGGTCAAACGGGTCGCCGGAGCCCTTGTCGAATCCCTACGAAAGtaa